A portion of the Cydia strobilella chromosome 5, ilCydStro3.1, whole genome shotgun sequence genome contains these proteins:
- the LOC134741286 gene encoding retinal rod rhodopsin-sensitive cGMP 3',5'-cyclic phosphodiesterase subunit delta: protein MTEVLPAEEARQDRVETIMKGFQVNWMNLRDADSGKIMWQYNEDMSNPNVEHEARVPKRILKCRVVSREMNFSSVEALERFRLEQKVLFKGRCLEEWFFEFGYVIPNSTNTWQSVIESAPESQMMPANVLNGNVVIETKFFDGDLLLTTSGVRLFYV, encoded by the exons ATGACGGAGGTATTGCCAGCAGAGGAGGCGCGACAGGACCGAGTGGAAACCATTATGAAAGGCTTTCAAGT TAACTGGATGAATCTCCGTGATGCAGACTCGG GAAAAATAATGTGGCAGTACAACGAAGACATGTCAAACCCAAATGTGGAGCACGAGGCCCGAGTGCCGAAGCGCATATTGAAGTGCAGGGTGGTGTCGCGGGAGATGAACTTCAGCTCCGTTGAGGCTTTGGAGAGGTTCCGGCTTGAACAG AAAGTGCTATTCAAAGGGCGGTGCCTGGAAGAGTGGTTTTTCGAGTTCGGTTACGTGATCCCCAACTCGACCAACACGTGGCAGTCCGTAATAGAGTCCGCGCCCGAATCGCAGATGATGCCCGCCAACGTGCTCAA tgGCAACGTGGTGATCGAGACAAAATTCTTCGATGGGGATCTGCTGCTTACAACGTCCGGAGTCCGCCTGTTCTACGTTTAG
- the LOC134741327 gene encoding ubiquitin-protein ligase E3A — MNSKSETDEASRGNEASSSNSNTAPTERCSNSGICTEKNSNCGEDIMKRAAAKQLIERYFYQLLDGCGNPSCDNQYCASSGEARNLTPNEAAAEAIKLFYKEARLCDSLPNKVPRTGTSPCDSTSPSSACTEKEKRSHDEKSELPSSSATSSRQETSHKQDEFKTSHSNGAPLTEEHIYKLCEECLETKAPEPLIRALGEAFTQPAILARCFQGRPHADSSNGGGNTKGNKETEAMCSSSDPDKDVDSLEGPGLDVASCRRAFQYLAKVPSEYYSSALVTALTTLAENMEIDLRITKKMSEEDVVNCFVIAFEVPDLGCSDYLEIALPALCHAAKHLPVKTQAKLARMWAQHCKDSLRHILETLQQLITLRIISTNYTRNFQVQDDESVTMATKLMKIVYYANMIGGVIESSSLREEPVSVPQQLDPLGDALDHLYPLTSIKSKNHQHTDPLGIELGVNVLDARKPYLPFEEFYNEPLSDTIEMDKDYANYRTEISNGKKFAFLKYPFILTAATKSLGLYYENRIRMYSERRVSLLHAVVGAAPPMPYLRLKVRRTHIIDDALVELEMVAMERVLDFKKQLVVEFEGEQGLDEGGVSKEFFQLIVEEIFNPDYGMFTQQRDNGTVWFNSLSFETEAQFTLIGIVLGLAIYNNVILPVNFPMVVYRKLMGKKGSFEDLADWNPILYSGLKDMLEYNDDDLEEVYYQTFRICYRDVFGNVIFHDLKEDADNIFVTQGNKKEFVDLYADYLLNKSVEIQFLAFRRGFVMVTDESPLAALFRPEEVETLVCGSKNFDFNELEKSTEYDAGYTSESQTIKDFWSIVHSLSHDDKRKLLQFTTGSDRVPVGGLSHLKLVIARNGPDCDRLPTAHTCFNVLLLPEYESKEKLEDRLMKAISYSKGFGML, encoded by the exons ATGAACTCAAAAAGCGAAACTGACGAAGCTTCAAG GGGGAACGAAGCGTCATCGTCAAATAGTAACACAGCCCCAACCGAAAGGTGCTCTAATTCAGGTATATGTACGGAGAAAAACTCAAACTGTGGTGAGGACATTATGAAGCGAGCTGCTGCAAAACAGTTGATCGAGAGATACTTCTACCAGCTGTTGGATGGCTGCGGAAACCCCAGCTGTGACAATCAGTACTGTGCGTCTAGTGGAGAG GCCCGAAATCTGACACCAAATGAAGCTGCAGCGGAGGCCATAAAGCTGTTCTACAAGGAGGCACGGCTATGTGACAGTCTGCCCAACAAAGTGCCTCGTACTGGGACAAGCCCTTGCGACTCAACCAG CCCATCATCAGCGTGCACAGAGAAAGAAAAACGGAGTCATGATGAAAAATCTGAGCTACCCAGTTCGAGCGCCACAAGCTCCCGACAGGAAACTAGTCACAAACAGGACGAGTTCAAAACTAGTCACAGCA atGGTGCACCATTGACAGAAGAGCATATATACAAGTTGTGTGAGGAGTGTTTGGAGACCAAGGCGCCAGAACCTCTCATCAGGGCACTAG gaGAAGCGTTCACACAGCCGGCCATACTAGCACGGTGTTTCCAGGGGAGACCTCATGCGGACAGTAGTAATGGTGGAGGAAATACTAAAG GAAACAAAGAAACAGAAGCTATGTGCTCGTCGAGTGACCCGGACAAGGACGTGGACAGCCTGGAGGGCCCCGGGCTCGACGTGGCGTCCTGTCGTCGCGCCTTCCAATACCTAGCTAAA GTGCCATCAGAATACTACAGTTCAGCCCTAGTGACCGCCCTAACGACCCTCGCCGAGAACATGGAGATCGACCTGCGAATAACGAAGAAGATGAGCGAAGAGGACGTCGTCAACTGCTTCGTGATCGCCTTCGAGGTGCCCGACCTCGGCTGCAGTGACTACCTGGAAATAGCGCTGCCCGCGTTATGCCATGCGGCCAAACACCTGCCTGTCAAAA CACAAGCAAAACTGGCTCGGATGTGGGCCCAGCACTGCAAAGACAGTCTACGTCACATACTGGAAACTCTACAGCAACTCATCACGCTACGTATAATATCCACCAACTACACGAGGAACTTCCAAGTGCAAGACGACGAGAGCGTCACCATGGCCACGAAGCTCATGAAG ATAGTCTACTACGCGAACATGATCGGCGGTGTCATAGAGTCCAGTTCACTTCGCGAAGAACCTGTATCTGTTCCTCAACAACTAGATCCACTTGGGGACGCTTTAGACCACCTCTACCCCCTAACATCCATCAAGAGCAAAAACCACCAGCACACAGACCCTCTAG GAATTGAATTAGGTGTAAATGTATTAGACGCTAGGAAGCCCTACCTGCCATTCGAGGAGTTCTACAACGAGCCCCTCAGTGATACTATAGAAATGGATAAGGACTACGCTAACTATAGGACAGAAATTAGTAATG GTAAAAAATTCGCCTTCCTAAAATACCCGTTCATCCTGACGGCCGCGACGAAGTCCCTCGGCCTGTACTACGAGAACCGGATCCGGATGTACTCGGAGCGTCGCGTGTCGCTCCTGCACGCTGTAGTGGGCGCGGCGCCACCCATGCCGTATCTCAGGCTTAAAGTGCGCAGGACGCATATCATAGATGACGCGTTGGTTGAG TTGGAGATGGTTGCAATGGAGCGAGTGCTGGATTTCAAGAAGCAACTTGTGGTTGAATTCGAGGGCGAGCAGGGCTTGGATGAGGGCGGCGTCAGCAAAGAATTCTTCCAGCTCATCGTTGAGGAGATCTTCAACCCCGATTATGGAATGTTTACTCAGCAGCGGGACAATGGGACAGTGTG GTTCAACTCACTATCGTTCGAAACGGAAGCTCAGTTTACCCTGATCGGTATAGTGTTGGGTCTAGCCATATACAACAATGTGATACTGCCAGTCAACTTCCCCATGGTCGTGTACCGAAAACTGATGGGGAAGAAAGGTTCCTTTGAAGATCTGGCTGACTGGAATCCT ATATTATACTCCGGCCTAAAAGACATGCTGGAATACAACGATGATGACCTGGAAGAAGTATACTACCAGACCTTCAGGATATGCTACCGCGACGTTTTCGGCAATGTTATCTTCCATGATCTTAAAGAAGACGCTGATAATATCTTCGTCACGCAGGGAAACAAAAag gAATTCGTAGATCTGTACGCggattatttgctgaacaagtcGGTGGAGATCCAGTTCTTGGCGTTCCGGCGCGGGTTCGTGATGGTGACGGACGAGAGCCCGCTCGCCGCGCTGTTCCGGCCCGAGGAGGTCGAGACGCTGGTCTGCGGGAGCAAG AACTTCGACTTCAACGAGCTAGAAAAATCAACAGAATACGACGCCGGCTACACCTCCGAGTCCCAAACCATCAAAGACTTCTGGAGCATAGTGCACAGCCTCTCCCACGACGACAAGAGGAAGCTGCTCCAGTTCACGACCGGCTCGGACCGGGTGCCGGTCGGTGGCCTAAGCCATCTCAAGCTGGTCATCGCGCGGAACGGGCCTGACTGCGACCGCCTGCCCACCGCGCACACATGTTTTAATGTGCTGCTGCTTCCTGAATACGAGAGTAAAGAAAAACTCGAGGACAGACTCATGAAGGCCATTAGCTATTCGAAAGGATTCGGGATGCTCTAA